One window of the Daphnia pulex isolate KAP4 chromosome 8, ASM2113471v1 genome contains the following:
- the LOC124199961 gene encoding selenoprotein W-like, with protein sequence MVKINIEYCGGUGYGPRYGELAGMIRQKVPSAEIEGHIGRRTSFEVTVDDQLIHSKLSTNSFPDFEEVASIVQSVAEGSKPQQVTKTQSAGCNIL encoded by the exons ATGGTGAAGATTAATATTGAATATTG CGGTGGGTGAGGGTATGGTCCCCGCTACGGGGAGCTTGCTGGAATGATTCGGCAAAAAGTTCCCTCTGCGGAGATTGAAGGCCACATTGGACGAAGAA CTTCGTTTGAGGTGACTGTGGATGATCAATTGATCCACTCCAAACTGAGCACAAATTCCTTTCCAGATTTTGAAGAGGTTGCTAGTATTGTGCAATCAGTCGCTGAGGGATCTAAGCCTCAGCAAGTAACGAAGACCCAATCTGCTGGATGCAACATCCTGTAG
- the LOC124199959 gene encoding sorting nexin-4-like, giving the protein MQSSSSNIVSNNWEEVDSKEIKNLVTETNGKKENILIGKEDVLLHHLDISIVEAEKRINGPLTLKEYYSVYLIETKATDKNWRGGLSPTGSVWRRYSEFELLRFQLENKYPEAIIPPLPEKKASFTRQSQSSDNIDPVFVDRRRVGLENFLLRVAAHPILCHDQVLLKFLQSDREWSDLDVNADGGKYVQQAEFKLKSISTALRLKKPDDHMEEIRHYSSELQSSLGNLLRLRVRLADRLFAIHKLHANYGRVFSEWSALEKTMGDGLQKAGHYMDCYAAAIDAHMEEEDIVADQLKEYLFFGNALQGLSSRHQMAQLEVEKAESHLNLQQYNKSRSLGQDGYLTKLWGKWTGTTETPDDRQAKIETIERNIDEAQVLVQTASTQLSQFSKQAVNEVERFHQHKNANLQESLANYVILQMKLSKMGLQTWKHVKEALEDLP; this is encoded by the exons ATGCAATCGTCTTCTTCTAACATTGTCTCAAATAACTGGGAGGAAGTGGATAGCAAAGAGATTAAAAACCTGGTAACTGAAACAaacgggaaaaaggaaaacattttgatcgGAAAAGAA GATGTGCTTCTTCACCATTTGGATATAAGCATTGTAGAAGCGGAAAAGCGAATTAATGGTCCACTAACTTTGAAAGAATACTATTCAGTTTATCTCATTGAAACaaa GGCCACTGATAAGAACTGGAGAGGAGGGCTTTCCCCTACTGGGTCAGTTTGGAGACGCTACAGTGAGTTCGAATTACTGAGGTTCCAACTAGAGAACAAGTATCCTGAAGCAATTATCCCACCTCTACCTGAAAAAAAGGCGTCATTCACTCGCCAAAGTCAAAGCAGTGATAATATTGATCCTGTATTTGTTGATCGTCGAAGAGTAGGATTGGAG AACTTCCTCTTGCGTGTTGCCGCCCATCCCATTTTATGCCACGACCAAGTCTTGCTCAAGTTTCTTCAATCAGATCGCGAGTGGTCAGATCTCGACGTTAATGCAGATGGCGGGAAATATGTTCAGCAAGCAGAGTTCAAATTGAAATCTATCAGCACCGCTTTGAGATTGAAAAAACCCGATGATCACATGGAAGAAATTCGCCATTACAGTTCAGAACTACAG TCAAGTTTGGGGAACCTGTTAAGGCTTCGCGTCCGTCTAGCCGATCGACTCTTTGCTATCCACAAGCTACATGCTAATTATGGAAGAGTTTTTAGTGAGTGGAGTGCCTTAGAGAAAACAATGGGAGATGGTTTGCAG AAAGCTGGGCATTATATGGATTGTTACGCTGCAGCTATTGACGCACACATGGAAGAGGAAGATATTGTTGCAGATCAGCTGAAAGAATATCTTTTCTTTGGTAATGCATTGCAAGGACTTAGCAGCCGGCACCAAATGGCTCAACTTGAGGTCGAGAAAGCCGAATCGCACCTGAATTTGCAGCAGTACAACAAAAGCAGATCGCTGGGACAGGATGGTTATCTCACCAAGCTTTGGGGGAAATGGACTGGAACAACGGAAACACCAGATGATCGCCAGGCAAAAATCGAAACAATCGAGCGTAATATTGACGAAGCTCAAGTACTAGTACAAACAGCGTCTACCCAGCTTAG TCAGTTTTCCAAGCAAGCCGTTAATGAGGTGGAGCGCTTCCACCAGCACAAAAACGCAAATCTTCAGGAATCGTTGGCCAATTACGTCATCcttcaaatgaaattgtccAAAATG GGTCTGCAAACTTGGAAACATGTCAAGGAAGCCCTGGAGGATCTGCCTTGA
- the LOC124199963 gene encoding uncharacterized protein LOC124199963, with the protein MNNDNFNRYIPSLHHGSDLFFPPLMGLEQEEFPFTSYYSSIHNNSMSNNNQNLYRPYDIESSQSSKICEVTNGVGVVHSSAGSLGNRNVLGNSSNAFADFNETTSAWPHFPDLSYSHHSHFDNANYWPQLFQHNSNISEPINVHNLRHPSPPSNDPLLFCLSEDDSSGSMYEIDVERSQSTSPEVIQATPIPPTFTSDLFLSQQNYQQPASVSNDSHQKRQLPIRPIPLQASVVHPTQNYPFICPECGHYCCSSGGLKRHLKFCHVVRAKLKNKNNANHAERTEESESTFRYPYHVDSRPDNNIVRATPQTATDGIQCEPMNLGMNNLFTGGPSLSEENNNIIQSQSISAYPTVSETAMPTLVPIVLPIPDVQDPLELPIMSDFVASGRDRKCSECPVILHSEKALVEHLLSHNIRQPYECETCGSRFSRKFHKTRHMKQRGCDGTPRNQFNCEFCGQHFSRKDNMLEHVKSHMGQKKKRVKLSCPIPKCEKTFSGKPQLQAHLSVHSGLRPYNCSFDDCKKNFPSPAALKRHLHNHNQENPFQCPQCDARFVAIHSLNRHIKIHDDKGSIKTYESQQKPLDDHIKAHLSEESFECEICFRTYKRIWRLKNHYRQKHHGYLYDKPNSIVAESTLPNVEENSLTYPHACDKCPRKFDKKQALQAHYVTHIQETSLMCTKCSRVYIRRDCLSRHLRFKHQLSSEEALETIKNMNPRIFQDEPVASLTDVSLVDMSARSSSNEIANEPQNESSALVGEIDAEGNSSILEGHIIELLSLLVDSGVLRSFGWPDYSADTILQSVLVKCGKEPLTQPDISLVQRLRDNTKRLFSFLVDDQIAMENLFSRRPIEQSYKDELFSFVLSISILSPSQLNTIN; encoded by the exons ATGAACAATGATAATTTTAACCGATACATTCCATCGCTTCATCATGGaagtgatttatttttccctccaTTGA TGGGTTTGGAGCAAGAAGAGTTTCCTTTTACTTCTTACTACTCGTCAATTCACAACAATTCTATGagcaataataatcaaaacttGTACCGGCCTTATGACATTGAAAGTTCTCAGAGCAGTAAGATCTGTGAAGTCACAAATGGCGTCGGTGTGGTCCACAGCAGTGCGGGGTCCTTGGGCAATCGCAACGTGCTCGGGAACAGCAGCAATGCCTTCGCGGATTTTAACGAGACAACCTCTGCCTGGCCCCACTTTCCCGACCTCAGTTATTCTCACCATTCACATTTTGACAATGCCAACTACTGGCCTCAGCTCTTTCAGCACAATAGTAATATTTCAGAGCCAATAAATGTCCACAATCTGCGACATCCCTCACCACCTTCCAACGACCCTTTACTATTCTGTCTATCTGAAGATGATAGCAGCGGATCTATGTACGAAATAGATGTTGAACGTTCACAATCAACCTCTCCTGAAGTCATCCAAGCTACTCCTATACCTCCTACATTTACCAgcgatttgtttttatctcaACAAAATTACCAACAACCCGCGTCTGTCTCCAACGATAGTCATCAAAAGCGTCAACTCCCGATTCGGCCGATACCTCTACAAGCTAGCGTAGTACACCCAACTCAGAATTATCCCTTCATTTGTCCTGAATGCGGCCATTATTGTTGTTCCTCCGGTGGACTTAAACGACATTTGAAATTCTGCCATGTTGTTCGGgcaaaacttaaaaacaagAATAACGCTAATCATGCAGAAAGAACAGAAGAGTCTGAATCTACATTTCGTTATCCGTACCACGTGGATTCAAGGCCAGAca ATAACATCGTAAGAGCTACACCACAGACAGCGACCGATGGAATTCAATGTGAACCAATGAACTTAGGCATGAATAATTTATTCACTGGAGGTCCTTCGTTAtctgaagaaaacaacaacattattcAAAG CCAAAGTATCTCAGCATATCCCACTGTTTCGGAAACTGCCATGCCGACTTTGGTGCCGATAGTCCTGCCAATACCAGATGTTCAAGATCCTCTAGAATTGCCTATTATGAGTGATTTCGTTGCTAGCGGACGAGATCGAAAATGTTCCGAGTGCCCGGTTATTCTGCATAGCGAAAAAGCACTAGTCGAGCATCTCCTTTCTCACAATA ttcGTCAACCTTATGAGTGCGAAACTTGCGGGAGCCGATTTAGTCGCAAATTTCACAAGACTCGCCACATGAAGCAGCGAGGCTGTGATGGAACTCCCCGAAATCAGTTTAACTGCGAG TTTTGCGGACAGCATTTTTCACGGAAGGACAACATGCTTGAACACGTTAAAAGTCACAtgggccaaaagaaaaagagggtcAAGTTGTCCTGTCCTATCCCAAAATGCGAGAAAACGTTTAGTGGTAAACCCCAGTTGCAGGCTCATCTCAGCGTCCATTCTGGCTTGCGTCCTTACAATTGTAGTTTCGACGACTGTAAGAAAAACTTTCCTTCCCCTGCTGCTTTGAAGAGACATCTGCACAACCACAATCAAGAGAATCCGTTCCAATGCCCTCAG TGTGACGCCCGCTTCGTAGCCATACATTCTCTTAACCGTCATATCAAAATTCACGATGACAAAGGATCCATTAAGACGTATGAAAGCCAACAAAAGCCATTGGATGATCACATCAAAGCACATCTAT CCGAGGAATCGTTTGAATGCGAAATCTGCTTTCGAACTTACAAGCGAATCTGGCGACTTAAAAATCACTATAGGCAAAAGCATCATGGATACCTCTATGACAAGCCGAATTCGATAGTTGCGG AATCAACCTTACCCAATGTGGAAGAAAATTCGCTCACTTATCCTCACGCGTGTGACAAATGTCCAAGGAAATTCGACAAGAAGCAGGCATTGCAAGCCCATTATGTGACCCACATTCAA gAAACTTCACTGATGTGCACCAAATGTTCTCGTGTCTACATTAGACGAGATTGTTTGTCACGTCACCTAAGATTTAAGCACCAGCTATCGTCCGAGGAGGCTTTAGAG actataaaaaatatgaaccCGAGAATATTTCAAGATGAGCCAGTCGCCAGTCTTACTGATGTTAGCCTCGTGGACATGAGCGCTCGCAGTTCTAGCAATGAAATTGCTAATGAACCACAAAATGAAAGTTCTGCATTGGTTGGAGAAATTGATGCTGAAGGTAATTCCAGCATTTTAGAAG GTCACATCATTGAGCTGCTAAGTCTACTAGTTGATTCTGGCGTGTTGCGCAGCTTTGGTTGGCCGGATTACAGCGCCGATACAATACTTCAATCTGTGCTAGTGAAGTGTGGCAAG GAACCCTTGACGCAGCCTGACATTAGCCTTGTTCAGCGTTTACGAGATAATACCAAAagactcttttctttcttggtggACGATCAAATTGCCATGGAAAATCTATTCAGCCGTCGCCCTATTGAGCAG TCGTACAAAGATGAATTGTTCAGTTTCGTTCTATCAATATCTATCCTATCACCTTCGCAATTAAATACAATTAATTAA